A region of uncultured Carboxylicivirga sp. DNA encodes the following proteins:
- a CDS encoding SDR family NAD(P)-dependent oxidoreductase, whose protein sequence is MKENRPIAVITGPTSGIGEAFTYKLADDGYDLVLVARQKAKLKKLAVSVENKYGVTVRQILADLSLNNDIATVEKELALLQRIDLLINNAGFGVGGYFIEVPLAKQMDMLNVHLNSTIRFSRAVIPVMANQKVKGNIINVASFSVFIDVPGSVMYSTTKSAVVHFSKTLQYEVKDYNIKIQALCPVFTPTSFHKSINRDLEFMKNIPDFFWTPKEDVVLSSLKALNSSTVICIPGNFNRIIYWFNKQPLFSQIIHKITLKLNGRTKMPDLTNKVKNRAVDELVEVD, encoded by the coding sequence ATGAAAGAAAACAGACCTATAGCTGTAATTACCGGACCAACAAGTGGTATTGGAGAGGCTTTTACCTACAAACTGGCAGATGACGGTTATGATTTAGTTTTAGTTGCCAGGCAAAAAGCTAAACTAAAAAAGCTTGCAGTGTCAGTTGAAAATAAATATGGAGTAACTGTCCGTCAAATTCTGGCAGATTTGTCCCTGAATAATGATATTGCTACTGTTGAGAAAGAATTAGCATTGTTACAGCGTATTGATTTACTAATTAATAATGCTGGTTTTGGTGTTGGTGGCTATTTTATTGAGGTGCCACTGGCGAAACAGATGGATATGCTTAACGTTCACCTTAATAGTACTATAAGATTTAGTAGAGCTGTAATACCTGTTATGGCAAACCAGAAAGTTAAAGGTAATATTATTAATGTAGCTTCTTTTTCAGTTTTTATTGATGTGCCGGGAAGTGTTATGTATAGCACTACAAAATCAGCAGTTGTACATTTTTCTAAGACTTTGCAGTATGAGGTAAAGGACTATAATATAAAAATTCAGGCTCTTTGTCCGGTTTTTACGCCTACTTCTTTTCATAAGTCTATAAATCGGGATTTAGAATTTATGAAGAATATACCAGATTTCTTCTGGACACCAAAGGAAGATGTTGTCTTAAGTTCGTTGAAAGCATTGAATTCTTCAACGGTTATTTGTATTCCCGGAAATTTTAACCGGATCATATACTGGTTTAATAAACAACCATTGTTTTCGCAAATAATTCATAAAATAACATTGAAATTAAATGGAAGAACGAAGATGCCTGATTTAACAAACAAGGTAAAAAACAGGGCAGTTGATGAACTCGTAGAAGTAGATTAA
- the rlmD gene encoding 23S rRNA (uracil(1939)-C(5))-methyltransferase RlmD: protein MGRSRKNKPLLKQVEITDVAAEGKALCRIEDRVVFVQKAIPGDIVDVQVTKKRKNYYEGYPVHFHKYSEIRTEPICEHFGVCGGCKWQALPYEYQLKYKEREVLNNLQRIGKVELPESMPIKASDRTDFYRNKLEFTFSNNRWLSPEEMNSGDENLQRNGVGFHIPNMFDKVIDVNKCHLQPDPSNQIRLEIKKFAFENNLTFFDLKKQEGFLRTLIIRTSSTGEIMVILTLFHEDKEKRVKLLEYLKDTFPQITSLQYVINSKANDTITDQQIELFYGRDHIFEEMEGLKLKIGPKSFYQTNSEQAYELYKVTREFADIKSHEVVYDLYTGTGTIANFVARQAKKVIGVEYVPEAIEDAIENSKINNIENTSFFAGDMKDVLNYDFLTKNGHPDVMIVDPPRAGMHADVVQTILNSAPDRIVYVSCNSATQARDINLLDMRYKVTKIQPVDMFPHTHHVENVVLLERR, encoded by the coding sequence GTGGGAAGATCAAGAAAAAATAAACCATTGCTAAAACAGGTTGAAATAACCGATGTTGCAGCCGAAGGAAAAGCATTATGCCGGATTGAAGACCGTGTAGTTTTTGTACAGAAAGCCATTCCTGGCGATATTGTTGATGTGCAGGTAACTAAAAAACGCAAAAATTACTACGAAGGCTATCCTGTTCATTTTCATAAATACAGTGAAATAAGAACAGAACCTATCTGTGAACATTTTGGAGTATGCGGAGGTTGCAAGTGGCAGGCTTTACCCTATGAATACCAGTTAAAATATAAAGAAAGAGAAGTTTTAAACAACCTGCAACGTATTGGTAAAGTTGAGCTGCCAGAATCAATGCCTATTAAAGCATCTGACAGAACCGATTTTTACCGAAATAAACTGGAATTTACTTTTTCTAATAATCGTTGGTTATCACCAGAAGAAATGAATTCGGGTGATGAGAACTTACAACGAAATGGAGTTGGTTTTCATATCCCTAACATGTTCGATAAAGTAATTGATGTTAACAAATGTCACCTGCAACCAGATCCTTCCAATCAAATTCGTTTGGAGATTAAAAAGTTTGCTTTTGAAAACAACCTTACTTTTTTTGACCTTAAGAAACAGGAAGGATTTCTGAGAACATTAATTATCAGAACATCATCAACCGGAGAGATAATGGTTATTCTTACTCTATTTCACGAAGACAAAGAAAAAAGGGTAAAATTATTAGAATACCTCAAAGACACCTTTCCACAAATCACCTCATTGCAATACGTTATCAATTCAAAGGCAAACGATACAATCACAGATCAACAAATTGAATTGTTTTATGGTCGCGATCATATATTTGAAGAAATGGAAGGACTAAAATTAAAGATTGGTCCTAAATCATTTTATCAAACCAATTCAGAACAAGCTTATGAACTGTATAAGGTTACCCGTGAATTTGCTGACATTAAAAGCCATGAAGTGGTTTATGACTTATACACCGGAACAGGAACCATTGCGAATTTTGTAGCCCGACAGGCTAAAAAAGTTATTGGGGTTGAATACGTTCCTGAGGCCATTGAAGATGCTATTGAGAATTCAAAAATCAATAACATTGAGAACACAAGCTTTTTTGCTGGTGATATGAAAGATGTTTTGAATTATGATTTTCTGACTAAAAATGGTCATCCAGATGTAATGATTGTTGATCCACCAAGAGCGGGAATGCATGCTGATGTTGTACAAACCATCCTAAATTCAGCTCCTGATCGAATTGTTTACGTAAGCTGTAATTCGGCCACACAAGCAAGAGACATCAATCTGCTCGACATGCGATATAAGGTTACAAAAATACAACCGGTAGATATGTTCCCACACACTCATCATGTTGAGAATGTTGTTTTACTGGAAAGAAGATAA
- a CDS encoding T9SS type A sorting domain-containing protein — protein MKNFYSFILLSSFLLISQLGFGQAYNDGYPTVKNIDLTTVTVVTNVTVNNFYTSFIILEEGVSAPTVQNVMDWTYDGNGGTLTIGTYGDIAIPARNGAGNEFSFNAYNLSPGTNYIVYCVSSSDFTTATSIEQTSPTTIPFTTNIYIPEITWLGGESSDWTDNNNWSQAYEKNANITIPGDVTFHAALTGTDTINNLTILAGGQMIISSGSSLHILGDLILNSTATDNADLATMGDITFEPTAQVYIYQKISSSNRSYFISCPVENLTFGDIGTNLNKYYWDNNTGTWGTCSDATSLEIGKGYVVDGTVQNLLFNGQIYTNDLFLTLNQGSSDGWNLIGNPYSSAINFDQVILSNQMEESYNIYLNISSAYGSYNSALGSGTNGVTKEIPSNHAFWVRVTPTETSGTLTFTNACKSIFDNSYLKAAAPVYPQLKLAGVNSTYKDEMIIAFNDAEEITDPTRFNTTKYFSSTTNYAELFISDGNSKRSIYGVSSLKQDDAIVPLSIKIPSDGTFSIERISLSNFDENVEIYLEDLEDINNPIVTDLRLVKTYSFTATSGTIANRFQIRFIPGISTNINDEDFEKSKVNIYGNKNAISIVNLDSKQNLISIYTITGELISEEHTKSSSYSKAITSSGIYIVKIKSDLHELTRKVFVK, from the coding sequence ATGAAAAATTTCTACTCTTTTATATTATTATCGTCTTTTTTGCTAATTAGTCAATTGGGGTTTGGACAAGCTTATAATGATGGTTATCCAACCGTTAAAAATATTGACCTAACTACAGTTACAGTTGTCACTAATGTTACTGTAAATAATTTTTACACATCATTTATTATATTAGAGGAAGGTGTTTCTGCACCAACGGTCCAAAATGTAATGGATTGGACATATGATGGGAATGGTGGAACATTGACAATTGGCACATATGGAGATATTGCTATTCCAGCTAGAAATGGAGCTGGAAATGAATTTTCTTTTAATGCTTATAATTTATCCCCAGGCACCAATTATATTGTATATTGTGTTTCTTCTTCAGATTTTACTACAGCAACATCAATAGAACAAACTTCACCAACAACAATCCCATTCACAACAAACATATACATCCCAGAAATCACTTGGCTAGGTGGAGAATCCAGTGATTGGACTGATAATAACAACTGGAGTCAGGCATATGAAAAAAACGCAAACATCACAATACCCGGAGACGTTACATTCCATGCTGCATTAACGGGTACTGATACTATTAATAATCTGACAATATTGGCTGGTGGTCAAATGATTATTTCCAGTGGTTCAAGCCTACATATCCTTGGCGATTTAATATTAAATTCCACTGCCACAGATAATGCAGATCTTGCTACTATGGGAGACATTACCTTTGAACCAACTGCCCAAGTATATATTTATCAAAAAATTTCATCCTCTAATCGCTCATACTTTATTTCATGTCCGGTTGAAAATTTAACCTTTGGCGATATAGGAACCAATCTTAATAAATATTATTGGGATAACAATACAGGTACTTGGGGTACATGTTCAGATGCCACTTCTCTGGAAATTGGTAAAGGATATGTTGTTGACGGAACTGTTCAGAATCTATTATTTAATGGCCAGATCTATACCAACGATTTATTCTTAACACTTAATCAAGGAAGCAGTGATGGATGGAATTTAATTGGCAACCCATATTCAAGCGCTATTAACTTCGATCAGGTTATATTATCAAATCAGATGGAAGAAAGTTATAATATATACCTCAATATAAGCTCCGCTTACGGTTCATATAATTCAGCTCTAGGAAGTGGAACAAATGGTGTAACAAAAGAAATACCATCTAATCATGCTTTTTGGGTAAGGGTTACTCCAACAGAAACTAGTGGAACTCTAACTTTCACCAATGCGTGTAAATCAATTTTTGATAATTCTTATCTTAAAGCAGCGGCTCCCGTTTATCCTCAATTAAAACTGGCAGGAGTTAATAGTACTTATAAGGATGAAATGATTATTGCCTTTAATGACGCTGAAGAAATTACAGATCCCACAAGATTTAACACAACAAAATATTTTTCATCCACAACAAATTATGCAGAACTTTTCATTTCAGATGGCAATTCAAAACGATCTATATATGGAGTTAGTTCTCTAAAACAAGATGATGCAATTGTTCCATTAAGCATTAAGATACCATCTGATGGAACATTTTCAATAGAACGTATCTCACTTTCAAATTTCGATGAAAATGTTGAAATTTATCTTGAAGACCTTGAAGATATAAACAATCCTATTGTAACAGATTTAAGGTTAGTAAAAACATATTCCTTCACTGCCACTTCCGGAACTATTGCAAATAGATTCCAAATCAGATTTATACCTGGTATTTCAACTAACATTAATGATGAAGATTTTGAAAAATCTAAAGTTAATATATATGGTAATAAAAACGCAATAAGTATAGTTAATTTAGACTCAAAACAAAACCTAATAAGTATTTATACAATTACTGGAGAATTAATTTCTGAAGAACACACAAAATCCAGTTCTTATAGCAAAGCTATTACCTCTTCAGGCATATATATTGTTAAAATTAAATCAGATTTACATGAATTAACACGAAAGGTATTTGTTAAATAA
- a CDS encoding class I SAM-dependent methyltransferase gives MQNDPMGQAALDYMSGKRELSIRVRSNIAEDDFIPVDYLFRSFNQMPEIEQKALMLCKGNVLDIGAGTGSHALYLQQKGLQVDCIDTSEGCKETALQRGVISYYQADFYQFETNKKYDTLLLMMNGIGLAGNLKNLDHFLQTLKKHLNPGGQVILDSSDLRYLFIDEDSYMMVPMENYYGEVIYTMKYKNHKTQPFPWLFIDPALLEDKAIENVFTFEKLFDGPHYDYLARLILK, from the coding sequence ATGCAAAACGATCCTATGGGACAGGCCGCTCTTGACTACATGAGTGGTAAGCGTGAACTTTCAATCAGGGTGAGATCCAATATTGCGGAAGATGACTTTATACCGGTCGATTATTTGTTCAGATCATTCAATCAAATGCCTGAAATTGAGCAAAAGGCTTTGATGCTTTGTAAAGGTAATGTATTGGATATTGGTGCCGGAACCGGAAGTCATGCTTTATACCTGCAACAAAAAGGTTTACAGGTTGATTGCATTGACACCTCTGAGGGATGTAAGGAAACAGCTTTACAAAGAGGAGTTATCTCTTATTATCAAGCCGACTTTTACCAATTCGAAACAAATAAAAAATACGACACGTTATTATTAATGATGAATGGTATTGGACTAGCAGGTAATCTAAAAAATCTGGATCACTTTCTTCAAACATTAAAAAAACATCTCAATCCTGGAGGACAAGTTATTCTGGACAGCTCTGATTTACGCTATTTATTTATTGATGAAGATAGCTACATGATGGTCCCCATGGAAAATTATTATGGTGAAGTTATTTATACTATGAAGTATAAAAACCATAAAACCCAACCTTTTCCCTGGCTTTTTATAGACCCTGCCCTACTGGAAGATAAAGCCATTGAAAATGTTTTTACCTTTGAAAAACTTTTTGACGGACCTCATTACGATTATTTGGCACGACTTATACTTAAATAA
- a CDS encoding pyridoxal phosphate-dependent aminotransferase family protein yields MDIFDKIKAHMGPLGQYGKEAHGYFMFPKLEGEISPKMKFRGKEVLTWSLNNYLGLANHPDVRKADADAAAEYGMAYPMGARMMSGHTSKHEELEAQLAEFVGKEDSYLLNYGYQGMVSIIDTLVSRKDVIVYDSESHACIMDGIFLHKAKGGKSFVFAHNDMAKCEKMLEFATKKAAENGGGILVITEGVFGMAGDLGNLKDIVKLKEKFNFRILVDDAHGFGTMGKTGAGVPEHYGVTDQIDVHFSTFAKSMAGIGGFVAGSEEVVSYLRYNLRSQIFAKSLPMPMVMGALKRLEMLRDQPEHKEKLWKVVDALQSGLKKEGFNLGKTESPVTPVFLEGDVPEATQLTMDLRENYNIFCSIVVYPVIPKDQIMLRIIPTAAHTLEDVEYTIKAFSEVKEKLKAGKYKSDKIANVL; encoded by the coding sequence GTGGACATTTTCGATAAGATCAAAGCACACATGGGTCCTTTGGGCCAATACGGTAAGGAAGCTCATGGATATTTCATGTTCCCAAAGCTGGAGGGAGAAATAAGCCCAAAAATGAAATTCCGTGGTAAAGAAGTTCTAACCTGGAGTTTAAATAACTATTTGGGTTTAGCAAACCATCCGGATGTAAGAAAAGCTGATGCTGACGCAGCGGCAGAATACGGAATGGCTTACCCAATGGGTGCCCGTATGATGTCGGGACACACCAGCAAACATGAAGAATTAGAAGCTCAATTAGCTGAATTTGTTGGTAAAGAAGATTCATATCTTCTAAACTATGGATATCAGGGTATGGTATCTATAATTGATACATTAGTTAGTCGTAAAGACGTAATTGTATATGACTCAGAGTCACATGCATGTATCATGGATGGTATTTTCCTACATAAAGCCAAAGGTGGCAAAAGCTTTGTTTTTGCTCATAACGACATGGCTAAGTGTGAAAAAATGCTTGAATTCGCCACTAAAAAAGCAGCTGAAAACGGAGGAGGTATCCTGGTGATTACCGAAGGTGTTTTTGGTATGGCTGGAGACTTAGGTAACCTAAAAGATATTGTTAAGCTTAAAGAGAAGTTTAACTTCAGAATATTAGTTGATGACGCTCACGGATTTGGAACCATGGGTAAAACAGGAGCAGGTGTTCCTGAACACTATGGCGTAACAGATCAGATTGATGTTCATTTCAGCACTTTTGCCAAGTCAATGGCTGGCATCGGTGGTTTTGTTGCAGGTAGTGAAGAAGTTGTAAGTTATCTACGCTACAACCTTCGTTCACAAATTTTTGCAAAATCTTTACCAATGCCTATGGTAATGGGTGCACTTAAACGTCTTGAAATGCTTCGTGATCAACCAGAACACAAAGAAAAACTGTGGAAGGTAGTTGATGCACTTCAATCAGGTTTAAAGAAAGAAGGATTTAACCTTGGAAAAACTGAATCTCCTGTTACTCCTGTATTCCTTGAAGGAGATGTACCTGAGGCAACTCAGTTAACAATGGATTTACGCGAGAACTACAACATTTTCTGTTCAATTGTGGTTTACCCTGTAATACCAAAAGATCAGATCATGTTACGTATTATTCCTACAGCCGCTCATACTTTGGAAGATGTGGAATATACCATTAAAGCATTCTCTGAAGTTAAAGAGAAATTAAAAGCAGGTAAATACAAGTCTGATAAAATTGCAAACGTATTGTAA
- the bamD gene encoding outer membrane protein assembly factor BamD, with protein sequence MRLRNLSVLILVIASLFAGGCSKYQKLLKSQDYELWYTEALSYYEQEDYTRASTLLSQLVNIYRGTDRAEELNYVYANCLYGMNNDLSAGHYYREFVKNFPSSDKAEECLYMSAITYYNMSPKPRLDQTPTEQAIQEFQLFINMYPNSPRVEEATRLMDELRDKLVYKSYLNAKLYYDLGDYMGNNYMSAVIAAENSLKEFPDTKYREELSFLILESKYIQAVKSVEEKKEDRVRETIDEYYTFINEFPESQYKRRAEKILSDSEDMLTGYKKEEV encoded by the coding sequence ATGAGATTAAGAAACTTATCTGTGCTGATTTTAGTGATTGCCAGCTTATTTGCAGGCGGATGCAGTAAATATCAGAAGTTATTAAAAAGTCAGGATTATGAACTGTGGTACACTGAAGCACTGAGTTACTACGAACAGGAAGACTATACAAGGGCTTCTACCTTATTAAGTCAACTTGTTAATATATACAGGGGTACTGATAGGGCGGAAGAATTAAATTATGTTTATGCCAACTGTTTATATGGTATGAATAATGATTTATCTGCTGGACATTATTATAGGGAGTTCGTTAAGAATTTTCCTTCGAGTGATAAAGCTGAGGAATGCTTGTACATGAGTGCAATCACCTATTATAATATGTCGCCAAAACCTCGTTTGGATCAAACACCAACAGAGCAAGCTATTCAGGAATTTCAGTTGTTTATTAATATGTATCCGAATAGTCCCCGTGTAGAAGAAGCCACACGTTTGATGGATGAGCTGCGCGATAAGCTGGTATACAAATCGTATTTAAATGCGAAATTGTATTACGATTTAGGTGACTATATGGGAAACAACTATATGTCGGCGGTTATTGCTGCTGAGAATAGTTTGAAAGAATTTCCTGATACAAAATATAGAGAAGAATTATCTTTTCTGATTCTTGAATCAAAATATATTCAGGCTGTAAAAAGTGTTGAAGAAAAGAAAGAGGATAGAGTAAGAGAAACAATAGATGAGTACTACACGTTTATTAATGAGTTTCCTGAAAGTCAGTATAAGAGACGTGCAGAGAAGATTCTGAGTGATTCAGAAGATATGTTAACAGGGTATAAAAAAGAAGAAGTATAA
- a CDS encoding DNA-directed RNA polymerase subunit omega codes for MSIDYKKTNAPVSTITWDKNVLSEPTGNIYESVVVIAKRANQISAEMKDELNKKLQEFASYTDNLEEVFENREQIEISRFYERLPKPVCIASQEFVEGNVYHRNPEKTEAGE; via the coding sequence ATGTCAATTGATTACAAAAAGACAAACGCACCGGTTTCGACCATCACCTGGGATAAAAATGTTTTATCAGAACCAACTGGTAATATTTATGAGTCGGTAGTGGTAATAGCTAAACGAGCTAACCAAATCAGTGCAGAGATGAAGGATGAACTGAATAAAAAACTTCAGGAATTTGCTTCATATACTGATAATCTTGAAGAGGTTTTTGAAAACCGTGAGCAGATTGAGATTTCTCGATTCTACGAGCGTTTACCAAAGCCAGTATGTATTGCCTCTCAGGAGTTTGTTGAAGGTAATGTTTACCATCGCAATCCGGAAAAAACGGAAGCCGGAGAATAG
- the coaBC gene encoding bifunctional phosphopantothenoylcysteine decarboxylase/phosphopantothenate--cysteine ligase CoaBC: MLKGKKFILGISGGIAAYKCAHLTRLLVKEGAEVQVLMTKMAKEFITPLTMATLSKRPILVEFYNPENGDWNSHVDTGLWADAMIVAPATANTMGKMANGIADNLLITTYLSAKCPVFVAPTMDLDMYKHPSTTRNMETLQSYGNILIEPGSGELASGLVGKGRMAEPEEIVESLEAYFKKKVSDKLVGKKVLVTAGPTHEKIDPVRFIGNYSSGKMGFAIAEELAGRGAEVVLVSGPSSLKCNHPNINRINVVSAADMHEACEKVFADCDMAVMSAAVADYTPVVMADQKMKRKSDTLNIELKSTVDIAKALGEKKKEKQLLVGFALETNDAEQNALKKLNSKNLDLIVLNSLQDSGAGFNVDTNKITIISKQNNKKDFPLKSKVDVASDIVDEMESLME, translated from the coding sequence ATGCTAAAAGGAAAAAAGTTTATTCTGGGTATATCGGGCGGTATAGCTGCCTATAAATGTGCTCATTTAACAAGGTTATTAGTTAAAGAGGGCGCTGAGGTGCAGGTTTTGATGACAAAAATGGCGAAGGAGTTTATTACACCTTTAACCATGGCAACCTTATCGAAACGTCCCATATTGGTTGAGTTTTATAATCCCGAAAACGGAGATTGGAACAGCCATGTGGACACCGGCCTTTGGGCTGATGCCATGATTGTAGCTCCGGCTACAGCAAACACAATGGGTAAAATGGCTAATGGCATAGCAGATAATTTGTTAATTACAACCTATCTGTCGGCGAAATGTCCTGTTTTTGTTGCTCCAACAATGGATCTGGATATGTATAAGCATCCTTCAACGACCCGAAATATGGAGACGCTTCAATCTTATGGAAATATATTGATTGAGCCTGGTTCTGGAGAACTTGCAAGTGGATTAGTAGGAAAAGGTCGGATGGCTGAGCCAGAAGAGATAGTTGAAAGCCTCGAAGCTTACTTTAAAAAAAAAGTCTCTGATAAACTAGTAGGCAAAAAAGTATTGGTTACTGCAGGGCCAACTCATGAAAAGATTGATCCTGTCCGCTTTATTGGCAATTACTCATCAGGTAAGATGGGTTTTGCAATAGCTGAAGAATTGGCTGGTAGAGGGGCTGAAGTGGTTTTGGTAAGTGGTCCCAGTAGTCTAAAATGCAATCATCCCAATATAAACCGAATTAATGTTGTGAGTGCAGCTGATATGCATGAGGCTTGCGAAAAAGTTTTTGCGGATTGTGATATGGCTGTGATGTCAGCAGCTGTAGCTGATTATACTCCGGTTGTAATGGCTGATCAGAAAATGAAGCGCAAGTCTGATACGTTAAATATTGAGTTAAAATCAACTGTTGATATAGCTAAAGCCCTTGGAGAGAAGAAGAAAGAAAAACAATTGCTGGTTGGTTTTGCATTGGAAACAAACGATGCTGAACAAAACGCGTTGAAAAAACTTAATTCAAAAAATCTGGATCTGATTGTTTTGAATAGTCTGCAGGATAGTGGAGCTGGTTTTAATGTGGATACCAATAAAATTACAATCATCAGTAAACAAAATAATAAGAAAGATTTTCCGTTAAAATCGAAGGTGGATGTGGCGAGTGATATAGTGGATGAGATGGAGAGTTTGATGGAATAA
- a CDS encoding DUF4835 family protein yields the protein MLRVIVVMFLLLAGIHLNAQELQCAVQVVSPSVQGSNKKVFETLQKAIMEFMNNQNWTSDVFKAEERIDCNIMINITEMVSVDEFKGTIQIQARRPVYNSSYYTVLFNHQDVDLNFKYVEFEPLIFNPNAFDSNLVGVLSYYAYVILGMDYDSFSANGGTEYFQKAEQIVNQAQGSSYSGWKSFESQRNRYWLTENILNEYHRPLRQCVYSYHRKGLDVMNDKPEEGRAEILKSLEDLKKVYRQRPGSFFMQVFFTAKSDELVKIFEESFSMEKSKAIEVLQEIDPGNSKKYEKLSSN from the coding sequence ATGTTGAGAGTTATAGTTGTAATGTTTCTTCTTCTGGCAGGTATTCATCTGAATGCACAAGAATTGCAATGTGCGGTTCAGGTAGTGTCTCCAAGTGTTCAAGGATCCAATAAGAAGGTTTTTGAAACATTACAAAAGGCTATCATGGAATTCATGAATAACCAGAACTGGACAAGTGATGTTTTTAAAGCAGAAGAGCGCATCGACTGTAATATAATGATTAACATTACAGAAATGGTTTCTGTGGATGAATTCAAAGGAACTATTCAGATTCAGGCTCGTCGCCCGGTTTATAATTCATCTTATTATACCGTTTTGTTTAATCATCAGGATGTGGATCTCAATTTTAAATATGTTGAATTTGAGCCACTTATTTTTAATCCAAATGCTTTTGATTCTAACCTGGTAGGTGTATTGTCTTATTATGCTTACGTAATTCTTGGTATGGATTATGACTCATTCTCAGCGAATGGAGGAACCGAGTATTTTCAAAAAGCTGAGCAAATTGTAAATCAGGCACAAGGATCAAGTTATTCGGGATGGAAATCGTTTGAAAGTCAGCGTAACCGATATTGGTTAACCGAAAATATATTGAATGAATATCATCGTCCTTTACGTCAGTGTGTTTATAGTTACCACCGTAAAGGTTTGGATGTAATGAATGATAAACCGGAAGAAGGGAGGGCTGAAATATTAAAAAGTCTCGAAGATTTGAAAAAGGTTTATCGTCAGCGACCAGGGTCGTTTTTTATGCAAGTGTTTTTTACAGCTAAAAGCGATGAATTGGTTAAAATTTTTGAAGAATCATTCTCTATGGAGAAAAGTAAAGCAATTGAAGTGCTTCAGGAGATTGATCCGGGAAATAGTAAGAAATACGAAAAGTTAAGCAGTAACTAA